The genomic stretch CAAATATAAATAAAGTTTTCTATCCTGGATTATCGACTCACCCAAATCATGAATTAGCAAAACAACAAAGCAGTGGATTTGGTGGCATGTTATCTTTTGAATTAAAAGAAGGTCTAGATCCAGAAGAATTTGTAGGCAAGTTAAAGTGGTTCACTTTAGCAGAAAGTTTAGGAGCAGTTGAAAGTCTTGTAGGAATTCCTTCAAAAATGACACATGCTTCGATTCCAAGGGAAAAACGAATTGCTTCAGGAATTTCTGATGAATTAATTCGATTATCAATCGGTTTAGAAGATATTGAAGATTTAATTGAAGACCTAGAACAAGCATTAATATTTCAAACATCAAAGGTGAGATAAATGGGTAGAGAGTTTTTAGATGTATTTACTGGTTGGGCAGATAGTTACGATTCTTTTGTTCAAGGCCATGACCCAGAATATAAAGAAGCATTTCGACGTTATGATGAAATACTAGGTGAAATTGTTAAAAGAAGTGGAAATAGTATCCTTGAATTTGGAATAGGAACAGGCAATTTAACAAAATTACTTTTTGATGCAGGGAAAACTGTATTTCCAATCGAACCATCTCCTGAGATGAGAATTATCGCTTCAAAAAAATTAGGAGAAACTATTACAATTCACGATGGAGATTTAATTGATTTTCCTAAACCACAAGTACAAATTGATACAATTGTTAGTTCATATGTATTTCATCATCTAACTGATCTTGAAAAATATGAAGCTATTAAAATATATAGCTCATTATTAAATTCAGGTGGGAAAATTGTATTTGCAGATACAATGTTTTTAACTGAAAACGAATATAAAAACGAAATTACAAAAGCAGAACAGGCAAACTTTATCAATTTAAGAGACGATTTAAAAAGAGAATACTATCCATTAATTCCAGTTGTGCGTTCTCATTTTGAAAAAAATGGGTTTGATGTGAAATTCGAACAATATAATGATTTTGTATGGATCGTTGAAGCTACAAAAAAATAGAGAGAAGAAATTTAGGAGGATATAGATTATGCCATCAGTAGAAAGCTTTGAATTAGATCACACAAAAGTAGTAGCACCTTATATTAGACATTGTGGTACACATGCAGTTGGAACAGACGGAGTTGTAACAAAATATGATATTCGTTTTTGCCAACCGAATAAGCAAGCTCTACAACCTGCTACAATCCACACTTTAGAGCACTTATTAGCATTAAACGTCCGAGAAGCAGTACCTGCTGGAGACCCGTTTAAAATTATCGACTTATCTCCGATGGGATGCCAAACTGGATTTTACTTAATTATTGCTGGTACACCAACAATTTCAGAAGTAATCACATTATTACGTAAAACAGCTGAACTAGGATTACAAGTAGAAGAAGTACCAGCTGCGAACGAACTTCAATGCGGCCAAGCGAAACTTCACGACCTTGAAGGCGCAAAAAAATGGTTGAAATATTGGAGCGAGCAATCTGACGAAACATTAGAGAGTGTATTTGCTTAATATGAAAAACGTCATCTAAATTGATGACGTTTTTTTTAAATTTGATAAAAGATTGTTATGCCAACAGCCGAACTGCAAATAAAATGATGGAAACTGCAAATAAAAAAGCCAAAACTGCAAATAAGCCAAGGAATCATTAATAAACGCGAGCGAAACTTACAATAATTAAATAAAATAACAGTGACATCGATTGAAAATTGATCAAAAAGCTTAAATCTATTAAAAATCATTAAAATGCTTTTGATTTTGGATTAATAGTCCAATCTTTTTGTCGCTATTGTTCTCTTTAACCCGCAGGCGCACTAAAGAAGGGTCAAATCTCGCCCAAAAGAAAGAGGTAATTAACCTCATAGAGCTACATTTATCTTTAGAAACATTGTTAATTAATGTTCTTTTTTCAACAGCGAAAAGACGTCACCTAAATCGATGACGTTTCTTTATTACTAATCTATCGGTCTTATTGGATATTGTTAGTTAATTAATCACAAGAAGTAATTTTTCTTTAGGGACAGTAAACTTGATTGATCCGATGTTTTCTTCGATATCTTCAATTGTTGGAATGTCATCGAAGCTTTGGATTGAAATTGCATCATCGAGGCAAAGTAATATGTAAGGATAATTCGTTTCTGTAGAGTCATAGATTAATTTGTATGCTTTTGCAGGTTTATCTGATGTAAAAAAAACATCGCCTAATTTAAACGAACCGACTGAATTATATTTTATGGCAGGATTAAAGGAATAATTCATATAGTAAGCTCCTTTTTCATTTTTACTTATTATATTATTGACGGAATTTTAATAGATTAAACAGCAAACTAGTAATTTGCTTGAATTGTAATAGAAAGTTTATTTTTTTGTGTAACTAACGTGATTTCACCAATCCAATCTTCTATATCACCTAATGTTGGCATAATGTCATAATTTTGGACTAGTTTAGCATCTGATAGTGAAATAAGCACATATGGGAAGTCATCTTCATTTTCTTCAAAAACAAGCATATAGATTGTTTCATGTTTTTTAGTAATCAGTACACTACCTGGCGTTATTATTTTAGAGCGATCAAATGCGGAAGGGTGTTTTAAAGTTAAATTCATTTCTATTACCTCGTTTCTGCAAATCTAGTAAATTATATGATAGATTTTTGAAAATATGAGTAGAAGGTCAGTGGAATCGACTGAGATAAAATGCAGTAAAGTATTAGATTTTTGTTTTATTTTTTTGTTCGTTTCCTTTTAAAAGCTAATTCCTTTTCTTTTCTACTTGTTTTCAATTGTATAAATCTGTATGATGGTTGAAGAGGTGAAATGATCGAATGGAAAGATTACAGAAAGTTATTGCTAGGGCGGGAATTGCTTCTCGTCGTAAAGCAGAAGAGTTAATTAAAGAAGGTAAAGTAAAAGTAAATGGTCAGGTTGTTACAGAGTTAGGTGTAAAAGTGAGCGGTAATGATCGTGTTGAAGTGGAAGAGATTCCTATTGATAAAGAAGAGCCAGTTTACTTCCTTCTATATAAACCATCAGGCGTAATATCAAGTGTGTCAGATGATAAAGGTAGAAAAGTTGTAACAGACTTTTTTCCAATGATTAAACAACGTATTTATCCAATTGGTAGATTGGATTTTGATACATCAGGTATTATTTTATTAACAAATGATGGAGAATTTTCAAATTTACTTCAACATCCAAAATATGAAATAGATAAAGAATATATTGCAAAAGTAAAGGGGATCCCTACTAAGGAGAACTTACGTAAGCTAGAAAGAGGAATTATGCTTGAGGATGGGAAAACTGCTCCTGCTCAAGTTAAGATGATTTCGCTTGATAAAGGCAAAAATACTGCAATTATAAGACTAATCATTCATGAAGGCAGAAACCGTCAAGTTAAGAGAATGCTTGAAGCTATTGGATCTCCAGTTATGAAATTAAAACGTGAGCGATATGCATTTTTAGATTTAACTGGATTAACACCTGGTGATGCAAGAGAACTTTCACCTCATGAAGTAAAAAAAATAAGAGCAATGGCTTCTGCTAAGCCTCGCTAATGCCGAGTCAGACTGTTGATAACACTTTCTTTTTCGAATGTCATCCCTTTTATGAGCTAACTGCTTATATGGTTGGTATTTTGACAAAACTGTGTTTAAATCAGTCTGATATCATATATTTGGACTTATGTCTTCACACTGACTCGGTAAATACCGAGTTTTTTCTTTTCTTTAAAAATGATTAATTCAGTATAAAAAATTGAAAATTTAGTCTTTTTTGAAACATATCAAAATTCTATTCAAGAATAGGAAATAATGATATTCTATCATATGGGGGGAACTGTATATATGAAGAAAAATAGGACGTTAATACGAACAATTATCTTATTAGTTTTGCTTTGTGCAATTGGGTATACTTTTTACATAAATTTCTTTAAGGATGATGAAGTAATTACAAAAGGAAGTAAAGCACCAAACTTTGCAATGACGGAGCTAAGTTCTGGAAAACAATATACTCTTTCGGGTGAAAAAGGAAAAGGTGTAATCGTTAACTTTTGGGGAACATGGTGCGAACCATGTAAGCGTGAAATGCCTTTTATGAACGAAATCTACTTAAAATACAAGGACAAAGGTATTGAATTACTTGCTATGAACGCAGATGAATCGAAATTTTCTGTAGAAAGATTTGTAAGCGATTATAAACTTAAGTTTCCAGTTGGAATTGATAAAGATCAAGAGGTTTTAAATATATATGGTGTAAATCCTTTACCAACATCATTTTTTGTAAGTCCTGATGGGACCATTAAACGAATCGTAACTGGACAAATGACGCCGAGCTCTTTCGAAAGTTATATTAAGGAAATATTGCCAAAATGATGAGTGAGCATTAGTTAGGGGAAATAATATGGAGACTTTTAAATGTGAATGTGGTCATCTTAATCATGTAGGTACTGTAATATGTGAATCGTGTGGTAAACCTCAAGATGAAGGTGCAACGGAATTACTTGATATGCGCTATGAAGGTACTGCTAGAAGGTCAATCGTTAATAATCAAACATTTATCGATAAAGTTTGGACTTTTTTCTCATCTGTAAAGGTGGCAGTCATCATCATAATTATAACTCTAGTAGCAGCAGCACTAGGTACTATTTTTCCGCAACGAGATTTACTACCGCCTACTGCGAATCCAACTACGTATTATCAAGACGAATATGGTATTTTTGGTAAGGTCTACGATGCAATTGGATTAGATAACACTTTTAGCTCTTGGTGGTTTATGTTATTAGTCGCATCGATTGGGATCTCACTTGTGATTTGTAGTTTAGATCGAATTTTACCACTCTATAAAGCGCTAAACAAACAAACGGTTACTAGACATCCAAATTTTTTAAAAAGACAAAAAATGTTTGGTATTAATAGAGTTGATAATATTCCAGAAGAAATTGAAAAAGCTAAAGTTAAGTTACAAAAAAGAGGATATAAAATCCGAGAAGAAAATGGCAATATTTTAGCTGAAAAAGGTCGCTTCTCACGTTGGGGCCCATATGTAAACCACATTGGCTTAATTATCTTTTTGATAGCGGTTATGTTGAGATATGTTCCAGGAATGTACATGGACAAGGCTCTATGGGTTCAAGAAGGTGAATTAAAACCGGTAGTTGGAACGAATCAAAACTATTATATTAAATTAAAAGATTTTCATATGGAAACATATGATAAAAATAAAGAAAGTAAGATCTATAAAAAAGCAATTGAGCGTTATGGAAATGACAAAATTCCAAAAAACTATCAGGCCGATGTTACGCTATATAAAAGACAAGGTAATTTAATACCTGGGGAAGACCCGAAACTTAAAAAAGTTAAGGATTATAGTATCAAAGTTAATGAACCTTTAAAGTTTCAAAACTTTGCTCTATATCAAGTAGACTATCGAATCGGAGAGTTTAGTGCATTTTTATTTACATTACAAAATAAACAAACAGGAGAAAAATTAGGTCCAATTAAAGTTGATTTACAAAATCCTAAACAATTTTATGATTTGAAAAATGGATATAAAGTAGAACTTAAAAATTATTTTCCTGATTTTTATTTTAACTCTGATGGTCAACCTGATACGAAAACAAGAAAACCAGACAACCCAGCATTTGTATTTAAAATGACGACGCCAAAAACGCCAAAAGGTGAAGTAGCTTTCGTTGCGATTAAGCAAAATATTGAACCAAATGGGGAAAATAAGTATAAGATGTCATTTGCTGGAATTGAAACAAAAGATTCAACTGGATTAACTGTTCGAAAAGATTTAACACTATGGCTACTTGCACTTGGTGGAGCGATCTTTATGATTGGTGTTATTCAAGGTATGTATTGGTACCATCGTCGTATTTGGATCCAAAATCAAGATGGGGAAATTTGGATAGCGGCATTTACGAATAAAAACTATTATGGATTAAAGCAAGAGTTGAAGAAAGTGTTGGGAGACACAAAGATTGAAGTTCCTATTGATCAACAAGCTGAGAAAAGCGTTTAATTAGGGGGAAAATATGTACGAGCTAAGTAGTAATTTTTTATTTACCGCGTTTATTTGTTATATTGTAGCTACTTTCTTTTTTGGCGGCTCGATGAAAACAAATGATAATGGTCCTAATAAATGGGGTACTATTGGTATTTCTGTAACGATTATTGGATTTTTATCACAACTTACTTATTTTGTTACTAGATGGATTGCAGCAGGACATGCACCTGTTAGTAATCTATTTGAATTTATTACATTCTTTGGGATGATGTTGATTTTTGCGTTTATTATGATTTATTTCATGTATCGCTTAAATATAATCGGACTTTTCGCATTACCATTGTCGATTATTATCATTGCTTATGCAACAGTATTTCCACATGAAGTTAAGCCATTAGTTCCTTCTTTAAAAAGTTATTGGTTATACATTCATGTAACGACTGCGGCATTAGGAGAAGCTATTTTAGCTATTAGTTTTATTACAGGTCTAATTTATTTAATTAAAAATATCAATCAAAAAGTTTCAAATAAGAAAACATTTTGGTTAGAAGCTGTTTTATACTTCTTAGTAACTGTTGTTGGTTTTATCGTTATTTCAACGGCATTTTCTGCATCAGGCTACGAAGCAAAGTATACTTGGATCAATAAAGATAAAGTTCAAGAAGAAATGGTTTATAATCTACCTTCACTAGTAGGACCTCATAAAGGTGAATTAAAAACAGAAGGTAAATTTGAAGCTCTTGCAGAAGTGCCAGCTATGGTGAATGCTAAAAAATTGAACACAGTAATTTGGTCAATCTTTGCAGGTGCAGCATTATATGCAATTATTCGTTTAATCCTTAGAAAACGAATTGGAGCATTTTTACAGCCTTTTGTTCAGAAGGTAGATAGTGAATTATTAGATGAAATTGGATATCGTGCTGTTGCGATTGGTTTTCCAGTATTCACTCTTGGTGGACTAATCTTTGCCATGATTTGGGCTCAAATTGCTTGGACGAAATTATGGAGTTGGGATCCAAAAGAAGACTGGGCATTAATAACTTGGTTATTCTATGCAGTTTTCCTACATCTTCGTTTTAAACGAAATTGGCAAGGGGAAAAATCTGCATGGCTAGCTGTTATCGGATTTGCGATTATTATGTTTAACTTGATTGCAGTTAACTTAATCATTGCAGGTTTACATTCATACGCATAATAAAAAGATGTGCTAAAAACCCCCGTAGAGGAAATTAATTTTTCCATGGCGGGGGTTTTTCTACGTTAAGAAAGAAAGTTTAATAAACAATTTCTTAAGGTCTTCGTTGTTTGATTCTGGATTTTTTCACTAATTTATGGAAATAATAAATTAAGAATTATGTAAAAATGTTCACAAATTGTACTAGAATATACGATTTTTATTATGTAAAATTATGAAGAGGGGGTTATATGCATGGAACAAAATATAAAAATATTAATAGCAGATGATGAAGATCGTATTAGACGATTATTGAAAATGTATTTGGAACGTGATGGATATAGTATTGATGAAGCTGATAATGGTGAAGATGCTTTAAATTTAGCATTAAAAAATGAATATTCATTGATTGTACTAGATTTAATGATGCCAAAAATTGATGGAGTGGAAGTTTGTAGGGAATTACGAAAAACTAAAACAACGCCAGTCATCATGCTAACGGCTAAAGGTGAAGAAACAAATCGTGTTCAAGGTTTTGAAGTTGGTACGGATGACTATATCGTTAAACCTTTTAGCCCACGTGAAGTAGTACTTCGAGTAAAGGCTCTATTAAGACGTGCTTCTCCAGTACCGGTATTTACTTCAGATAATACTTCTGCAAAAGATATAGTAGTATTTCCGCATTTAACGATCGATAATGATGCTCATAAAGTAATTGTGGCAGGTGAAGATATAAGCTTAACGCCAAAAGAATATGAGTTATTGTTATTTTTAGCGAAATCACCTGAGAAAGTATTTGATCGAGAAACATTGTTAAAATCTGTATGGCAGTACGATTTTTTTGGGGATTTACGAACAGTTGATACACATGTCAAACGACTTCGAGAAAAATTAAGTAAGAGCTCTGAAGATGCTGCAAAAATGATTGTCACAGTATGGGGCGTGGGTTACAAATTTGAAGTAGGTCAGGAGTAATGATTCTAAGAAGTTTAGTTGGAAAGCTTTGGCTTACAATTATATTATTAGTATCCCTTGTGTTATCCTTTCTGACATTTGTCTTAATAGGTTTTTTTGAAAAATTTTATATTGACCTTCAAGTCCAAAATATGAAAGATGATGCTTCGAAAATTGCACAATTAATAGAAAATGGCCAACCAATTTCAAATATTGAATATTTATCAAATAATATTGTGAGTAGGTATTCAAGAGTAATTATTTCGATTGATGGTCAGAAACCGTGGTATTCAAACAATACATATGGAATACAAGATTTACCTTTTAAAGAAATACAAAATGATGATGTATTAGACCAAACACTAACTAAGGATAAAGAGGTTAGTAAAAGACTAGTCTACGGTGAAAATAGTGAAAGGGAAAAATTAGTTGTTGGTGTGCCGTTAAATGCTAATGCAAAAAATGGAGCTGTATTTGTTTACCAAACATTGCAACCTGTTAAAGTAATGATTCACCAAACAACTAATTTTGTTTTGCTCGCTGCATCAATTGGAATCGTATTAACAACATTTTTCTCTTTTTTCCTTTCATCAAAAATTACAGCACCGTTAAGAAAGATGAAAGAAGTTGTGGGTAGTATGACTTCGGGTAATTTTAATGTGAAAGTGCCAATCCATTCAAGTGATGAAATTGGAGAGTTAGCTTACTCATTTAATAAAATGAGTAAACAGTTAAATTTTAATATGAATGCATTAAAGCAAGAAAAAGAAAAGGTTTCTAATATAATTACAAGTATGGTAGATGGCGTTATTTCAATCGATAATGAAGGACGAATTATCACAACAAATCCACCGGCAGAACGCTTTTTAAAAATGCTTAATGATGATTATTTTGAAGAAGAAACCTCGTCACTCGTTTTAACGAAGGAATTACTAGATTTATTTGAATTAGTTGTTGTAAGTGAGAAAAAGCAATTTATTGAATTAAATTTTGATCAAGGTAATTGGCAAGTTTTAATGTCGCCACTTTATAATCAGACAAATATAAGAGGCGTTGTAGCTGTAATCCGAGATGTGACAGAACAAAGGCGTTTGGAGAAGATGAGAAAGGACTTTATAGCTCATGTCTCTCATGAGTTACGTACTCCTATTTCTTTACTACAGGGCTATAGCGAAGCGATTGTAGATGGTGTAGCAGAATCTAAAGAAGAAATGCAAGAGTTGTCACAAATTATTTATGATGAGTCACTTCGAATGGGTAGATTAGTAAATGATTTGTTAGATTTAGCAAGAATGGAAAATGGTTTTACTGAATTGAATCGAGATCATGTCCCATTGATTCAATTTGTAGATCGAATTTTACGTAAGTTCAAAGGGCTAGCAAAAGAAAAAAATATTAAGCTATTTGGTGAAATCGATAATGTTCCACATGTAGATGTATATATCGATGAAGATCGTATGGAGCAAGTTTTTACTAATTTAATTGATAATGCTATTAGACATACAAATGAAAATGGCAGAATAATTGTATCTGTAAGTCAAAATGAAACATCGACAATATTTAGATTCATTGATTCGGGTGCAGGGATTTCAAGTGAAGATTTACCATTTGTGTTTGAACGTTTTTATAAGGCCGATAAAGCTCGTACTAGAGGTAGGAGCGGTACTGGTTTAGGGTTAGCAATTGTTAAAAATATTGTCAATGCGCATGGTGGATCAATCAAGGTTTCAAGTGAGATTGGACATGGAACGACATTTAAAGTGAAAATCCCTCATGATTTACGAATGAACGAAAAAGATGTAGAGTAATCTTGTTTCATATAAAACATTTTTCCTGAGATTTTAGTTTCTAAACTTCAAGTTAAATAAAGTTATGTTTGGACTATTCTAACCTGAGGAAAATAATTGAAATATAGTATTTTACACAACAAATTCTAAATAAAATAATTGAATTCTTACTCGATATATCTTACGATTGAATTAATGAAATATTGATGAGTTTAGTGCAAATATTGCTTAAAAGGGAATCTGGTTACAATCCAGAACTGTCCCCGCAACTGTAATGTGGACGAAACGGCTATCCACTGTTCGAAAAGAATGGGAAGGACGGAGTAGGTTGAAGCAAAGTCAGTAGACCTGCTAAAGTCATCCTTGTTCAATTCTTCGGGGAGTAAGAGTTTGAAGCAGCAGTTGCAAGACTTCTTGTATATGTATGTTGTTTCAGCCCCGTTCATAATGAATGGGGTTTTTTTATGCTTTCCAAAATTTTAGGAGGATTCAAATGAAGAAGTTTTTAGCTAGTTTTATCATGATTATATTGTGTTTAGGTTTATTTGGTTGTACTAATGATACGACACAAAAAAAATCGAATGTAGGTACAAATGAACAAGCTACTTTTCCAATGACGGTTAAAGATGCTACGAAAAAAGAAGTTACGTTAAAAGAAGCGCCTAAAAGAATCGTTTCACTAATTCCAAGTAACACAGAAATCCTTTACTCTATTGGAGAAGGGAAAGAGGTCGTTGGAGTAACAGATTTTGATAATTATCCAAAGGAAGTAAAAAACATTGATAAAGTTGGCGGAAACAATGCTGACATGACTTACAATGTTGAAAAAATTATTTCACTAAAGCCTGATTTAGTATTAGCTCATGAATCAAGTTTAGGAATTTCTGCTGATGGCTTAGAGCAATTAAAACAAGCAGGAATCAATGTGTTTGTCGTTAAAAACGCTGCAACTATTAATGATGTCTATGATACAATTTTACAAGTTGGAGAAATCACAGGTAAAACTAAGCAATCTAAAAAAGTAGTAAGTGGAATGAAAACAAAATTAGATGAAATTAGCAAAAAAACAGCTAAAGCAAGTACAAATCCAAAGGTTTGGCTTGAAATTTCAGGTCCACCAGAAATATATACAGCAGGCAAAGGCACTTTTCTAGATGAAATGATTTCGATTATTCATGCTAAAAATATAGCTGAAAATCAAAAAGGTTGGGTACAGTACAGTGAGGAATCAGCAATAAAAGCAAACCCAGACGTTATTTTAACGACTTATGGTGATTTTACTCCAAACCTAGAAAAAACGATTATAGCTAGAAAGAACTGGCAAACAGTAAGCGCAATCAAAAATAAACGAGTATATGATATTAATGCAGATACAACATCTAGACCAGGTCCAAGACTTGCAGAGGGAGTCGAAGCAATTGCAAAGGCGGTTTACCCAGAGCTTTTTAAATAATACATATTTAATCTTTATCTTTCCAATTATTTTATTAATTTTTCTATTTATTTTAGGGGTTTCGATTGGTTCTACATCGATTCCCTTTTCTTCTATCATTTCTAGCTTTTCGGATGCTATATTTAAAACTAATTATGTTCCAGCAGATATTCAAACAATTGTTATGAATATCCGTGTGCCAAGGGTTTTGTTAGCTGGATTAGTTGGAGCGTGTCTTTCATTAGCTGGAGTCGCGTTTCAAGGTATACTTAAAAATCCATTAGCCGATCCATTTACATTAGGTGTTTCTTCGGGCGCATCTGTAGGAGCAGTGTTTGTTTTATTTTTTCAAATAAGTTTACCAATTGTTACTTACTTTACTTTACCGGTAGTTAGCATTTTATTTGGGTTTGGTACACTATTAATCTTATTATTATTTGTAAGAAAATTAGATCGCTCTTTAAATGTCGAAACAATCATATTAGGTGGAATCATAATCAGTTCATTTTGTTCGGCATTGTTATCATTATTTATTTCATTTTCGAATAATGAATTACGTGCAGTAATTGGCTGGTTAATGGGGAATATTGGAAGTAGAGGTATTCAGTATTCTTTAAGTTTACTACCATTTTTAATTGTTTCATTTTTGATTTTATTTAGTCAAAATAGACATCTAGATGCGATGACATTTGGTAGCACAAATGCAAAGAATATTGGTATTGATGTGAAAAAATCTACTTATTTAATTTTGCTAACAGGAAGTATTTTATCTGGTGCAGCTGTAGCGGTATCTGGAACAATTGGATTTGTAGGGTTAGTTGTTCCGCATTTTACTAGACAGCTTGTCGGTCCACTACATAAAAAATTACTGCCATTATCAATGATAAATGGAGCCATATTTTTAATAGGTTCCGATATTTTATCGAGAGTAGTACTCGCGCCTCGAGAATTACCAATTGGAGTAATTACTTCCTTAATAGGTGCTCCTATGTTTGCGTTTATATTACTATCACTGAAAAGAAATAGAGGAAAAGTATGATTAAAAGTCAAGATATCTCATATTCATATGATGGAATTCATACAGATTTGGATGGACTCACCTATTCGATCAATCAAGGAGAATGGCTAGGAATTATTGGACCTAACGGAAGTGGGAAGTCTACATTTTTAAATATTCTATGTGGACTTTTTAAACCTTCTAAAGGAAATGTTAA from Arthrobacter citreus encodes the following:
- a CDS encoding iron ABC transporter permease; this encodes MQRRFTQSFLNNTYLIFIFPIILLIFLFILGVSIGSTSIPFSSIISSFSDAIFKTNYVPADIQTIVMNIRVPRVLLAGLVGACLSLAGVAFQGILKNPLADPFTLGVSSGASVGAVFVLFFQISLPIVTYFTLPVVSILFGFGTLLILLLFVRKLDRSLNVETIILGGIIISSFCSALLSLFISFSNNELRAVIGWLMGNIGSRGIQYSLSLLPFLIVSFLILFSQNRHLDAMTFGSTNAKNIGIDVKKSTYLILLTGSILSGAAVAVSGTIGFVGLVVPHFTRQLVGPLHKKLLPLSMINGAIFLIGSDILSRVVLAPRELPIGVITSLIGAPMFAFILLSLKRNRGKV